One Doryrhamphus excisus isolate RoL2022-K1 chromosome 17, RoL_Dexc_1.0, whole genome shotgun sequence genomic region harbors:
- the mios gene encoding GATOR complex protein MIOS, whose protein sequence is MSGSKPDILWSPHHPDRYVICDSELGLYRIGSAASSELKAGTVPLSEETSATLLAINSDTPYMKCVAWYPKQEPECLLAVGQANGRVVLTSLGQSHNSTCKELVGKEFVPKHARQCNTLAWNPVDSNLLAAGLDKHRADFSVLIWDISSKFSSEASVAAEKIRLSSAELDLSAVVTKPLYDLGQNDACLSLCWLLRDPKLLLAGMHRNLAIFDLRNTSQKTFVNTKAIQGVTVDPHFPDRVASFFEGQVAIWDLRKFEKPVLTLTEQPKPLTKVAWCPTRTGLLATLTRDSNIIRLYDMQHTPTPIGDETEPTIIERSVQPCDSQIGSFAWHPSSQNRMVVVSAANRAMTDFTVFERISLAWSSTTSLRWACGRHLYDCMEDEAEGLESVLEKDIATKMRQRAQSRYGHNTIQVWRNHLLAGGNDPQLKSLWFDLFYMKQCAEDIELKLQGNKQTVAYSGIKSIVKNSSGTTESHKCWSGSDRQTDVTRYHSEERSLALRLCGWISRGPDIDVEPFLRSLEQEREWERAAAVALFNLDIRRAIQILNKGAMAEKGDLNLNVVAMALSGYTDEKASLWREMCSSLRLQLNNPYLCIMFAFLTSEPGAYDGVLYESSVAVRDRVAFASMFLSDAQLPRYVDKLTGEMTEVGNLEGILLTGLTKDGVDLMESYVDRTGDVQTASFCMLKGSPGEVLKDSRVQCWIENYRNLLDAWRFWHKRAEFDIHRGKLDPSSKPLAQVFVSCNFCGKSISYSCSAMPHQGRGFSQYGVSGSPTKSKVTSCPGCRKPLPRCALCLMNMGTPVSNCTGTGKSDEKVDLTRENKLAQFNNWFTWCHNCRHGGHAGHMLSWFRDHTECPVSACTCKCMQLDTTGNLAPSDSS, encoded by the exons ATGAGTGGCTCCAAACCGGACATCCTGTGGTCCCCCCACCACCCGGACCGCTATGTCATCTGTGACTCAGAGCTGGGTCTGTACCGCATCGGATCAGCGGCGAGCTCAGAGCTCAAGGCTGGTACTGTCCCTCTCTCGGAGGAAACCTCAGCAACCTTGCTGGCCATCAACTCTGACACCCCCTACATGAAATGTGTAGCCTGGTACCCAAAGCAGGAACCAGAGTGCTTGCTCGCGGTGGGCCAAGCCAACGGCCGTGTGGTCCTCACCAGCCTGGGTCAGAGCCACAACTCTACCTGCAAAGAGCTGGTGGGGAAAGAGTTTGTGCCGAAGCACGCCCGCCAGTGCAACACTCTTGCCTGGAATCCAGTGGACAGCAACCTACTGGCGGCCGGCTTGGACAAACACCGGGCAGACTTCTCCGTCCTCATCTGGGACATCAGCAGCAAGTTCTCCTCAGAAGCCAGCGTAGCGGCTGAAAAGATCCGTCTCTCTTCTGCGGAATTGGACTTGAGTGCCGTCGTGACAAAGCCGCTGTACGACCTGGGCCAAAACGACGCTTGTTTGTCGCTCTGCTGGCTCCTTCGCGACCCCAAGCTCCTGCTGGCCGGCATGCATCGCAACCTGGCCATTTTTGACCTGAGGAACACCAGCCAGAAGACCTTTGTCAACACCAAAGCCATCCAGGGGGTCACGGTGGACCCCCACTTCCCTGATCGTGTGGCTTCTTTCTTTGAGGGCCAGGTGGCCATCTGGGATCTGAGGAAGTTTGAGAAGCCTGTGCTCACCCTCACTGAGCAACCCAAACCTCTAACCAAG GTGGCGTGGTGTCCAACCCGCACTGGCCTGCTGGCTACTCTTACCCGTGACAGCAACATCATTCGCCTGTACGACATGCAGCACACGCCCACGCCCATCGGGGATGAGACGGAGCCCACCATCATCGAGCGCAGCGTGCAGCCGTGTGACAGTCAGATCGGCAGCTTCGCCTGGCACCCATCTTCCCAGAACCGCATGGTGGTGGTGTCGGCGGCCAACCGCGCCATGACTGACTTCACCGTGTTCGAGCGCATCTCGCTGGCGTGGAGCTCCACCACCTCGCTCAGGTGGGCGTGCGGCCGGCATCTATACGACTGTATGGAGGATGAGGCGGAGGGCCTGGAGAGTGTCTTGGAGAAGGACATCGCCACCAAGATGAGGCAGAGGGCTCAGTCCAGGTACGGACACAATACCATCCAAGTGTGGAGGAATCACCTTCTGGCTGGAGGCAACGACCCTCAGCTCAAATCCCTGTGGTTTGACCTCTTCT ATATGAAACAGTGTGCTGAGGATATTGAGTTGAAGCTGCAGGGCAACAAGCAGACGGTTGCCTACTCTGGGATCAAGAGTATCGTCAAGAACAGCTCAG GCACCACAGAGAGCCATAAATGCTGGAGCGGCTCGGACCGCCAGACTGACGTGACCCGGTATCACAGCGAGGAGCGCAGCCTCGCCCTACGGCTCTGTGGCTGGATCAGCCGAGGGCCCGATATCGACGTCGAGCCCTTCCTACGCTCGCTGGAGCAGGAACGCGAGTGGGAGCGAGCGGCTGCTGTCGCTCTCTTCAACCTGGACATTCGCCGAGCCATCCAGATCCTCAACAAGGGAGCCATGGCTGAGAAGG GTGACCTGAACCTCAACGTGGTTGCCATGGCGCTGTCAGGCTACACGGATGAAAAGGCCTCCCTGTGGCGGGAGATGTGCAGCTCCCTGAGGCTGCAGCTGAACAACCCCTACCTCTGCATCATGTTCGCCTTCCTCACCAGCGAGCCCGGAGCCTACGACGGAGTGCTG TATGAGAGCAGTGTGGCGGTGCGTGACCGTGTTGCCTTTGCCTCCATGTTCCTCAGTGATGCTCAG CTTCCTCGCTATGTTGACAAGCTGACAGGTGAGATGACGGAGGTGGGAAACCTGGAGGGCATTCTACTGACGGGGCTGACCAAGGATGGCGTGGACCTCATGGAGAGTTATGTGGACCGAACCGGGGACGTCCAGACTGCCAGCTTCTGCATGCTCAAG GGTTCCCCAGGTGAGGTGCTGAAGGACTCCAGAGTCCAGTGCTGGATTGAGAACTACCGGAACCTTCTAGATGCATGGAGATTCTGGCACAAGCGGGCTGAGTTTGACATCCATCGAGGCAAACTGGACCCCAGCTCCAAACCTCTGGCTCAG GTGTTTGTGAGCTGCAACTTCTGCGGCAAGTCCATCTCATACAGCTGCTCAGCCATGCCTCACCAGGGCCGTGGCTTCAGCCAGTACGGCGTCAGCGGCTCGCCCACCAAGTCGAAGGTCACCAGTTGCCCCGGCTGCAGGAAGCCGCTGCCGCGCTGCGCCCTCTGCCTCATGAACATGGGGACGCCTGTGTCCAACTGCACAG GAACGGGGAAGTCAGACGAGAAGGTCGATTTGACAAGGGAGAACAAACTTGCTCAGTTCAACAACTGGTTCACCTGGTGTCATAACTGTCGGCATGGTGGCCATGCTGGCCACATGCTCAGCTGGTTCAG AGACCACACTGAGTGCCCCGTGTCGGCGTGCACGTGTAAATGCATGCAGCTGGACACTACGGGGAACCTGGCGCCCTCAGACAGCAGCTAA